The genomic window CAATAATCAATAATCCATTAGATATGGGAATCACGAATAGCGGCAAGAAGTCTTATTGAAGGGTATGGGCTTATTACTAGCAACATCAATGACAAATGTGCATGAGATTCGCTTTGTGTGCCAAATTATATAACcaaattgtaagaaaacattattaggaatgataatttcatttttgttggtcCTAGTTGCTATAAAGTATTCttatttcaaatcaaaaatgtatgacttAAAGGGTTGGGCCTTAGTTTGGTCGGCCCATTTagcaacaaacaagaaacagagacgCATTATTCTGATCACATGCAGGTTTCAGAACTCCCAAAATCagaatttgatatatatgagcCTCTCCATCGTTATCCTATCAATCAGAGGTCTGAAAACGACGTGGACACACGTCAGACACATCATTC from Arabidopsis thaliana chromosome 3, partial sequence includes these protein-coding regions:
- a CDS encoding uncharacterized protein (unknown protein; Has 30201 Blast hits to 17322 proteins in 780 species: Archae - 12; Bacteria - 1396; Metazoa - 17338; Fungi - 3422; Plants - 5037; Viruses - 0; Other Eukaryotes - 2996 (source: NCBI BLink).), whose amino-acid sequence is MQVSELPKSEFDIYEPLHRYPINQRSENDVDTRQTHHSYYSDDSSAHPIFLLLLS